One Rhodothermales bacterium genomic region harbors:
- the serC gene encoding 3-phosphoserine/phosphohydroxythreonine transaminase — VCDASSDFLSRPLDVERYGLIYAGAQKNIGPAGVTVVLIRNDFHTKRNASLPTILDYGTHVDKLFHTPPVFAVYMVEKVLRWLDGLGGVEAIDRVNKRKAALLYERIDRSGFYAGTAKADSRSEMNVTFRLKDNDLEPVFIQEAAARDLVSLKGHRSVGGIRASIYNACPEKAVEDLVAFMDDFERKRG, encoded by the coding sequence CGTATGCGATGCGTCGAGCGATTTCCTGAGTCGGCCACTTGACGTCGAACGCTACGGCCTCATCTATGCCGGAGCCCAGAAGAACATCGGTCCGGCGGGCGTCACCGTCGTCCTGATCCGAAACGACTTTCACACAAAACGGAACGCGTCGCTTCCGACCATTCTCGACTACGGAACCCACGTCGACAAGCTGTTTCATACGCCTCCGGTGTTTGCCGTCTACATGGTCGAGAAAGTGTTGCGCTGGCTCGACGGCCTGGGCGGAGTCGAGGCCATCGACCGAGTCAACAAGCGCAAGGCGGCATTGTTGTACGAGCGGATAGATCGGTCGGGTTTCTATGCCGGCACGGCGAAGGCGGACTCCCGGTCCGAAATGAATGTGACGTTCCGCTTGAAGGACAACGATCTGGAGCCGGTCTTCATACAGGAAGCCGCGGCAAGAGATCTGGTATCGCTGAAGGGTCACAGATCCGTTGGCGGTATCCGAGCATCAATCTATAACGCGTGCCCCGAGAAGGCGGTTGAGGACCTCGTAGCGTTCATGGACGACTTTGAGCGGAAGCGGGGATAG